The following coding sequences are from one Treponema bryantii window:
- a CDS encoding RsmE family RNA methyltransferase, whose product MNICLFSNDEISKPLSRKDERAEHIIKVLHKKAGDTFTAGIIGGESGVARITAIDDDGISFEFTAGGNGKPLAPFDMIIGFPRPIQLKRLLRDIAALGVGRVYLTGTDLGEKSYMQSTLVERGAAYKMLLDGTVQAGSTHVPELFLFKTLDECLNSIEGELKTSSDKTARFALDNVNPACSLNKALGEAQSVKRVIAAIGSERGWTDRERRLLESTGYVRCGMGERIMRTETAATVAGAIILSGLGII is encoded by the coding sequence ATGAATATTTGTTTATTTTCAAATGACGAAATCTCTAAGCCTCTGTCTCGCAAAGATGAAAGGGCAGAGCATATAATCAAAGTTCTCCACAAAAAAGCCGGTGATACTTTTACTGCCGGTATTATTGGCGGGGAAAGTGGTGTTGCGCGGATAACCGCAATTGATGACGATGGCATTTCTTTTGAATTCACCGCGGGCGGTAACGGCAAACCACTTGCTCCTTTTGATATGATAATTGGTTTTCCGCGTCCTATTCAACTTAAACGACTTCTTCGCGATATTGCGGCTCTGGGAGTAGGGCGTGTGTATCTTACCGGAACTGATCTTGGCGAAAAATCTTATATGCAGAGTACTCTTGTAGAACGGGGCGCGGCTTATAAGATGCTTCTTGATGGAACTGTTCAGGCGGGAAGTACTCATGTACCGGAATTGTTTTTGTTTAAGACTCTGGATGAATGTCTGAACTCTATTGAAGGAGAACTTAAAACTTCTTCTGACAAAACTGCCCGTTTTGCTCTTGATAATGTGAATCCTGCCTGTAGTTTGAATAAGGCTTTGGGTGAGGCTCAGTCGGTTAAGCGTGTGATTGCTGCTATAGGAAGTGAGCGTGGCTGGACTGACAGGGAACGCCGCTTGCTTGAGTCAACTGGCTATGTTCGCTGTGGAATGGGTGAACGTATTATGCGTACAGAGACTGCGGCTACTGTGGCAGGTGCGATTATACTGTCGGGTCTTGGGATTATTTAG
- a CDS encoding Lrp/AsnC family transcriptional regulator has translation MDEILDLLRQNARLSVEDIAAMTKKTTDEVKQIIKKLEDDGVILKYAAIVNPEKDKVAKDKVVAEIQIQVQPQREHGFDAIADRIYRFPQVKSLYLMSGGYDLKVLIEGDNLKDVALFVSEKLSTLEGVRSTKTNFVLKTYKENDIVYVEDERDRRETVQS, from the coding sequence ATGGATGAGATACTTGATTTGCTGCGTCAGAATGCACGTCTTTCGGTTGAAGACATTGCTGCTATGACAAAGAAGACTACGGACGAGGTTAAGCAGATTATTAAAAAGCTTGAAGACGACGGAGTTATTCTCAAGTATGCCGCCATTGTGAACCCGGAAAAAGATAAAGTCGCGAAGGATAAGGTTGTCGCGGAAATTCAGATTCAGGTACAGCCACAGCGTGAGCATGGCTTTGATGCTATTGCGGACAGAATTTACCGCTTTCCACAGGTTAAATCGCTTTATTTGATGAGCGGCGGTTATGACCTTAAGGTTTTGATTGAGGGTGACAATCTTAAAGATGTTGCACTGTTTGTAAGTGAAAAACTTTCTACTCTGGAAGGTGTTCGTTCTACTAAGACTAACTTTGTTTTGAAGACATATAAAGAAAACGACATTGTTTACGTTGAGGACGAACGCGACAGAAGAGAGACTGTTCAGTCGTAA
- a CDS encoding tetratricopeptide repeat protein, translating into MIISILIAVIVALLLIAIIVGIKSIKRKEEKKDVSVKIQKKGKSAILKEAEKKLAHDPHNIPSLETIGDIYYGEKDWEKVWNIYKTLYDISTAHPEIDIIKCALRMGIAAYGLGKNEDAVSALMLCIKKDPNNFDCNLFLGKALMKANTFDKAVYCFKKCKVIQPENNEVNMLLGTALYKAQKYRDCLPFLKRVLDENPGNKEVLFDMAVAMTECGMGDKALKVFMHLRPDPEYGPQACLEAGKMHERVKDFASAVKDYEISMRLPSVPEQIMLQIKYRLANTYIAMNDISKALTLLRQIQAAKPQYKDVDALVARYAELNQNKNLQTYLMSGTSDFVALCRKFIATYYKDSFVKVEDVQVASESVEIICEVETPKWEAKQMFRFYRTQNVIGDINVRDFHSKLRDTKCDNGVCISIGGFSDSAHKYIDGRPVDLIEKDELVKILKRINMFS; encoded by the coding sequence ATGATTATATCAATCTTAATAGCGGTAATAGTAGCGCTTCTTCTTATTGCGATTATTGTTGGTATTAAAAGCATTAAGCGTAAGGAAGAGAAGAAAGATGTATCTGTAAAAATCCAGAAGAAAGGAAAATCTGCGATTCTGAAGGAGGCTGAAAAGAAGCTTGCTCATGATCCGCACAATATTCCTTCGCTGGAAACTATTGGTGATATTTATTATGGCGAAAAGGATTGGGAAAAGGTCTGGAATATCTATAAGACTTTATATGATATTTCAACTGCTCATCCTGAGATTGATATAATCAAATGTGCTCTCCGTATGGGTATTGCAGCGTATGGACTTGGAAAAAATGAAGACGCTGTAAGTGCCCTCATGCTTTGTATAAAGAAAGATCCTAACAATTTTGACTGTAATCTGTTCCTTGGTAAAGCGCTTATGAAAGCTAATACCTTTGATAAGGCAGTTTACTGTTTTAAAAAGTGTAAGGTCATTCAGCCCGAAAATAATGAAGTAAATATGCTTCTGGGAACAGCTTTGTATAAGGCTCAGAAGTATAGAGACTGTCTTCCATTCCTTAAACGCGTTCTGGATGAAAATCCTGGAAATAAAGAAGTGCTTTTTGATATGGCTGTTGCTATGACTGAATGCGGAATGGGTGATAAGGCGCTTAAGGTATTTATGCATCTTAGACCTGATCCTGAATATGGTCCACAGGCTTGTCTTGAAGCGGGTAAAATGCATGAACGTGTTAAGGATTTTGCTTCTGCTGTAAAAGATTATGAAATCTCAATGAGACTTCCTTCTGTTCCTGAGCAGATTATGCTTCAGATTAAATATCGTCTTGCAAATACTTATATTGCTATGAATGATATTTCGAAGGCGCTTACTCTTTTACGTCAGATTCAGGCTGCAAAGCCTCAATATAAGGATGTTGATGCTCTTGTTGCTCGTTATGCGGAGCTTAATCAGAATAAGAATCTGCAGACTTATCTGATGTCGGGTACCAGTGACTTTGTTGCTTTGTGCCGTAAGTTTATTGCGACTTATTATAAAGATTCCTTTGTTAAGGTTGAGGACGTTCAGGTTGCTTCTGAAAGTGTAGAAATTATCTGTGAGGTTGAAACTCCTAAATGGGAAGCTAAGCAGATGTTCCGTTTCTACAGAACTCAAAATGTAATTGGTGATATTAACGTGCGTGACTTCCATAGCAAACTCCGTGATACTAAGTGTGATAACGGTGTTTGTATTTCTATTGGAGGATTCTCAGACAGCGCACACAAATATATTGACGGCCGTCCTGTAGACTTAATTGAAAAGGATGAGCTTGTTAAGATTCTCAAGAGAATCAATATGTTCTCGTAG
- a CDS encoding ankyrin repeat domain-containing protein, which translates to MKNYFIFLLLLISTKLFAIDSYKLNVNGFETNYYYLRNDIPFMEQPEKSGKIIGKLNQDNEIYVNEKESLDDWLYCYVPKYEKYGYCSKEYLKRKNSFSSVMYKLCENDKEAIDMVKNHQVNSCEIDKIFYWFKDQNEETILKMIKYAYECGSFEYGSTTPLNEATINNYNKIVDYLLSVPEYKKDINSKKYDQYAPPLFWAISNCNIEIMEELLQNGANPNFTTADNKNAYKILDDRIKNNKISIEVANELKQMLSDYGYQFENPNNIKIDDKLTVTENLRLRTVQGAGLIITTIKQGSPVKVKLLGKYEVIDGINSRWFYIEVMDGAKDREDNSIKQGTSGWCYGGYLE; encoded by the coding sequence ATGAAAAATTATTTTATTTTTCTTTTATTATTAATTTCTACAAAACTATTTGCAATTGATAGTTATAAGTTGAATGTTAATGGTTTTGAAACTAATTATTATTATTTAAGAAATGATATTCCATTTATGGAACAGCCAGAAAAAAGTGGAAAAATTATTGGTAAACTAAATCAAGATAATGAAATATATGTGAATGAAAAAGAAAGTTTAGATGATTGGCTGTATTGCTATGTACCAAAATATGAAAAATATGGTTATTGTTCTAAGGAATATTTAAAAAGAAAAAATTCTTTTTCTAGTGTTATGTACAAATTATGTGAAAATGATAAAGAAGCAATTGATATGGTAAAAAATCATCAAGTGAATTCTTGTGAAATAGATAAAATTTTTTATTGGTTTAAAGATCAAAATGAAGAAACAATTCTTAAAATGATAAAATATGCCTATGAATGTGGTAGTTTTGAATATGGTAGTACAACACCTTTGAATGAGGCTACAATAAATAATTATAATAAGATTGTTGATTATTTATTAAGTGTGCCAGAATATAAAAAAGATATTAATTCTAAAAAATATGATCAATATGCTCCACCTTTATTTTGGGCTATATCAAATTGTAATATTGAAATTATGGAAGAATTATTACAAAACGGTGCTAACCCTAATTTTACAACAGCTGATAATAAAAACGCTTACAAAATACTTGATGATCGTATAAAAAATAATAAAATTTCAATAGAAGTTGCAAATGAATTAAAACAAATGTTATCAGATTACGGCTATCAGTTTGAAAATCCAAATAATATTAAAATTGACGATAAACTGACAGTAACAGAAAACCTTAGACTCAGAACGGTTCAAGGAGCTGGTTTAATCATAACAACAATAAAGCAAGGTTCACCTGTAAAAGTTAAATTGCTTGGAAAATATGAAGTAATTGATGGCATAAACAGTAGATGGTTTTATATTGAGGTTATGGATGGAGCTAAAGACCGGGAAGATAATTCTATAAAACAAGGTACTTCCGGCTGGTGTTATGGTGGATATTTAGAATAG
- a CDS encoding ArsR/SmtB family transcription factor — MIDKAEIKKTLKTFNACVPFFIAMSDEYRQQLIMDIAEAGSDGINVSNLSAKSKLSRPAISHHLKVLKEAGLIVPLKIGTQIFYQLNLKENFKTISELIKSMDKILATIDEKKNMSK; from the coding sequence GTGATAGATAAGGCTGAAATCAAAAAAACACTGAAAACATTCAACGCATGCGTTCCGTTTTTCATTGCTATGAGTGATGAATACCGCCAGCAGCTGATTATGGACATTGCTGAAGCAGGCTCTGATGGCATCAACGTTTCTAACCTCTCAGCAAAATCAAAGCTTTCCCGCCCCGCAATTTCACACCATCTTAAGGTATTAAAGGAAGCAGGACTCATTGTGCCTTTAAAAATCGGCACTCAGATTTTCTATCAGTTAAACCTCAAGGAAAACTTCAAGACAATTTCTGAGCTTATAAAATCAATGGATAAAATTCTCGCAACTATTGATGAGAAGAAAAATATGTCTAAATAA
- a CDS encoding pyridoxal phosphate-dependent aminotransferase: protein MNTRTDKFSSKMMEIPPSGIRKFFELCIGHDDIISLGVGEPDFPTPWIMREEAFYHLEKGHTSYTSNWGLIELREEIAKYLERYKLYYDPKTEILPTIGASEGLDLVLRSILNPGDEIIVCEPCYVSYQPLAALCDAKVIHLDTSVNGFYPTAEQIEAACTEKTKAVMFCSPSNPTGRIIPAEELEKIAEVVKKHQIWCLSDEIYCELLYDGRKHVSIGEFPGMKDYAIIFNGFSKSFAMTGWRIGYIAAPHDLLVQCCKLHAYSSICPPIFSQYAAAEGLRHGWDEVEKMRVSYQQRRNIMHKAFIDMGLPCVEPEGAFYMFPDIRPTGMTSEEFATEAISKYNVAVVPGTCFGDGGEGFIRCCYATDINKIKIAMERLACLVKEKTGK, encoded by the coding sequence TTGAATACACGAACTGATAAATTTTCCAGCAAGATGATGGAAATTCCACCTTCTGGAATCCGTAAATTTTTTGAACTTTGTATCGGGCATGATGATATTATTTCGCTGGGTGTTGGCGAGCCTGATTTTCCGACTCCCTGGATTATGCGTGAAGAGGCTTTTTACCACCTGGAAAAGGGCCACACTTCTTATACTTCTAACTGGGGTTTGATTGAGTTGCGTGAGGAAATTGCTAAGTACCTCGAACGCTATAAGCTTTACTACGATCCTAAAACTGAGATTCTGCCGACTATTGGTGCGAGTGAAGGTCTGGACCTTGTGCTCCGTTCTATTTTGAATCCTGGCGATGAAATTATTGTCTGCGAGCCTTGTTATGTTTCTTACCAGCCACTGGCTGCTCTTTGTGATGCTAAGGTTATTCATCTTGATACAAGTGTGAACGGCTTTTATCCTACTGCTGAACAGATTGAAGCTGCCTGCACTGAAAAGACTAAGGCTGTTATGTTCTGTTCGCCAAGTAATCCGACCGGTCGTATTATTCCGGCAGAAGAACTTGAAAAGATTGCAGAAGTTGTAAAGAAACATCAGATCTGGTGTTTGAGCGATGAGATTTACTGCGAGCTTTTATACGATGGACGCAAGCATGTTTCTATCGGCGAGTTCCCTGGAATGAAGGACTACGCCATCATTTTCAACGGTTTTTCTAAGTCTTTTGCTATGACTGGCTGGCGTATCGGTTATATTGCCGCTCCTCATGACTTACTTGTACAGTGCTGTAAGCTTCATGCTTATAGTTCTATCTGTCCACCGATTTTCAGTCAGTATGCTGCTGCAGAAGGTTTGCGTCACGGCTGGGATGAGGTTGAAAAAATGCGCGTAAGCTATCAGCAGCGTCGTAATATCATGCATAAAGCATTTATTGATATGGGACTCCCTTGTGTTGAACCTGAAGGTGCTTTCTATATGTTCCCTGATATCCGTCCTACAGGTATGACTTCTGAGGAATTTGCCACCGAAGCAATTTCAAAGTACAATGTAGCTGTAGTACCAGGAACTTGTTTTGGTGACGGCGGTGAAGGATTTATCCGCTGCTGTTATGCTACTGATATCAATAAGATAAAAATTGCTATGGAACGGCTTGCCTGTCTTGTAAAGGAAAAAACTGGCAAATAA
- a CDS encoding carbon starvation protein A, with translation MTALLIIIAAIVLLLAGYIFYGSWLAKQWGIDPTRKTPANEMNDGVDYVPAKPAVLMGHHFSSIAGAGPINGPIQAAVFGWVPVFLWCVVGGIFFGGLQDFGSLFASLRHDGKSVGEIIKSSMGSKAKKLFIIFALLVLILVIASFVNVVAGTFFSAAGSFGFVTNPNGNQTTAMISLCFIVLAIVYGILTNKCGLKTLPATIIGLVGIVLITILGLNVGFAMSRTAWIVFIGIYIAVASLVPVWILLQPRDYLSSFLLYAMIALAFVGIVASPITGSATFTIPAFTGWKTNIGTMFPALFITVACGACSGFHSLISTGTSSKQLDSEKNAKAIGYGSMLIESALGIISLIAVGMVFDKYKANGFGSPSAAFGAGLATLFGKEGSSAYNTIYALLTLAVSVFALTSLDTGTRLSRFMFSELFLKDGEATWKDAKGIRKLLANPLFGTCLMVVIGCILGGLKLSAIWGLFGAANQLLAGIALMAVAAWLGQAGKNNKMFFIPMVFMLAATLTQLVLTIIGKVKAMCAGAPNAFFWGNWFQLLFALAMAVLAVILVIEGVQTFAKQKKNA, from the coding sequence ATGACAGCATTATTAATTATTATTGCTGCAATCGTTTTGCTTCTGGCCGGCTATATTTTCTATGGTTCTTGGCTTGCAAAACAGTGGGGAATCGACCCTACAAGAAAGACACCGGCAAATGAAATGAATGACGGTGTAGACTACGTTCCGGCTAAACCTGCCGTTTTGATGGGACATCACTTCTCATCTATTGCAGGTGCAGGTCCAATTAACGGCCCTATTCAGGCAGCTGTTTTCGGATGGGTTCCAGTATTCCTTTGGTGTGTAGTCGGAGGTATTTTCTTCGGCGGTCTTCAGGACTTTGGTTCACTTTTTGCTTCACTTCGTCACGATGGAAAATCTGTTGGAGAAATCATTAAGTCTTCAATGGGTTCTAAAGCAAAGAAACTTTTCATCATTTTTGCCCTGCTCGTACTTATCCTTGTAATTGCTTCTTTCGTAAACGTTGTTGCAGGAACTTTCTTCTCTGCAGCCGGTTCATTCGGATTTGTAACAAATCCTAACGGAAACCAGACAACAGCTATGATTTCTTTGTGCTTCATTGTACTTGCTATTGTTTACGGTATCCTTACAAATAAATGCGGTCTTAAGACTCTTCCAGCTACAATCATCGGACTTGTTGGAATCGTTCTCATTACTATTCTTGGATTGAACGTTGGTTTTGCTATGAGCCGTACTGCATGGATTGTATTTATTGGTATTTATATTGCAGTTGCTTCTCTTGTTCCTGTTTGGATTCTCCTCCAGCCACGTGATTACCTTTCATCATTCCTCCTTTATGCAATGATTGCTCTTGCATTTGTTGGAATTGTTGCATCACCAATCACAGGAAGTGCTACATTCACAATTCCTGCTTTCACAGGATGGAAGACAAATATTGGTACTATGTTCCCTGCACTCTTCATTACAGTTGCTTGTGGTGCATGTTCAGGATTCCACTCATTGATTTCTACAGGTACTTCTTCTAAGCAGCTCGACAGCGAAAAGAACGCAAAGGCTATCGGTTATGGTTCAATGCTTATTGAATCTGCCCTTGGTATCATTTCTTTGATTGCTGTTGGTATGGTATTCGACAAGTACAAGGCTAACGGATTCGGTTCTCCATCTGCAGCATTCGGTGCTGGTCTTGCTACATTGTTCGGAAAAGAAGGTTCAAGCGCTTACAATACAATCTATGCTCTTCTTACACTTGCAGTTTCTGTATTCGCTCTTACTTCTCTTGATACTGGTACACGTCTCAGCCGCTTCATGTTCTCTGAATTGTTCCTTAAGGACGGAGAAGCAACATGGAAAGACGCTAAGGGAATCCGCAAACTTCTTGCTAACCCATTGTTCGGTACATGTCTTATGGTTGTTATTGGTTGTATCCTTGGTGGTCTCAAGCTTTCAGCAATCTGGGGTCTCTTTGGTGCTGCTAACCAGCTCCTCGCAGGTATTGCTTTGATGGCAGTTGCAGCATGGCTTGGTCAGGCTGGAAAGAACAACAAGATGTTCTTCATCCCAATGGTATTCATGCTTGCAGCAACACTTACACAGCTTGTTCTTACAATCATTGGTAAGGTAAAAGCTATGTGTGCTGGTGCTCCAAATGCATTCTTCTGGGGTAACTGGTTCCAGCTGCTCTTCGCTCTTGCTATGGCAGTGCTCGCTGTTATCCTCGTTATCGAAGGCGTACAGACATTCGCTAAGCAGAAAAAGAACGCTTAA
- the pta gene encoding phosphate acetyltransferase, giving the protein MNFVEDLLNKAKAANKTIVLCEGEDKRVVEAASKIVKDGIAKIILIGSDEDIKASGCNADLSGVTIIDPAKDANADKYAELLFKAREGKINKKTGAPEYADVAAAKAAILKDHTMYGALILKAGDADGFVSGACHSTANTLRPGLQVIKTAPGFKTVSSCFIMVAPEGGNPYVPEGVAVFGDCAINIEPTAEELADIAVASADTAKKIAGIDPRVAMLSFSTKGSGNDAKFYDTVTKVQKATELAKAAAPDLALDGEFQFDAAVAPKVGELKAPGSKVAGHANTFIFPNINAGNIGYKICERMGGWMAIGPICQGFAKPLNDLSRGCSVEDVIATVAVTALQA; this is encoded by the coding sequence ATGAATTTTGTAGAAGACTTACTTAACAAAGCTAAGGCTGCAAACAAAACAATCGTACTTTGCGAAGGTGAAGATAAACGTGTTGTTGAAGCAGCTTCTAAAATCGTAAAAGACGGAATCGCAAAAATCATTTTGATTGGAAGCGACGAGGATATTAAGGCAAGCGGATGCAATGCTGATTTGAGCGGAGTTACAATCATTGACCCAGCAAAAGACGCAAATGCAGACAAATATGCAGAACTCCTTTTCAAAGCTCGTGAAGGAAAAATCAATAAAAAGACTGGAGCTCCAGAATATGCTGATGTAGCAGCAGCAAAGGCTGCAATTCTTAAGGACCACACAATGTACGGTGCTCTTATTCTTAAGGCTGGAGATGCAGACGGTTTTGTTTCTGGCGCATGTCACTCAACAGCTAACACACTCCGTCCAGGTCTTCAGGTTATCAAAACAGCTCCTGGTTTCAAGACAGTTTCATCATGTTTTATCATGGTTGCTCCAGAGGGTGGAAATCCTTACGTTCCAGAGGGAGTTGCAGTATTCGGTGACTGCGCTATCAACATTGAACCAACAGCAGAAGAACTTGCAGACATTGCAGTTGCTTCAGCAGATACAGCAAAGAAAATTGCAGGAATTGATCCACGTGTAGCAATGCTTTCATTCTCTACAAAGGGTTCAGGAAACGATGCTAAGTTCTACGACACTGTTACAAAGGTACAGAAGGCTACAGAACTTGCTAAAGCAGCAGCTCCTGATTTGGCATTGGACGGTGAATTCCAGTTCGACGCTGCAGTTGCTCCAAAAGTTGGAGAACTCAAAGCTCCAGGAAGCAAGGTTGCAGGACACGCTAACACATTCATCTTCCCTAACATCAACGCTGGTAACATCGGTTACAAGATCTGTGAGCGCATGGGCGGCTGGATGGCAATTGGTCCTATCTGCCAGGGCTTCGCAAAGCCTCTCAACGACTTGAGCCGCGGCTGTTCTGTAGAAGACGTAATTGCAACGGTGGCAGTTACAGCATTGCAGGCCTAA
- a CDS encoding DUF1016 N-terminal domain-containing protein, which yields MEKSINQSNYFQSKNILEDARKIINAARTNAVRSVDFCWVQMYWNLGRRIFEEEQQGKDRADYGTYLVKTLAEKLEVEFGSGFSVRQLKFCRQIYRFYPIGNTLRSQLSWTQYRLLIQISDPDKREYYELESVNNAWTARK from the coding sequence ATGGAAAAATCTATTAACCAATCTAACTATTTTCAATCGAAGAACATTCTGGAAGATGCCAGAAAAATTATTAATGCAGCACGTACAAACGCTGTCAGAAGTGTTGATTTTTGCTGGGTTCAAATGTACTGGAATCTTGGAAGACGTATATTTGAAGAAGAACAGCAAGGTAAAGATCGTGCAGATTATGGAACATATCTTGTAAAGACACTTGCTGAAAAACTTGAAGTTGAATTTGGCAGTGGATTTTCTGTACGTCAATTAAAATTTTGCAGGCAAATTTATCGATTTTATCCAATTGGGAACACACTGCGTTCCCAATTGAGCTGGACACAATATCGCTTACTTATTCAGATTTCCGATCCAGACAAACGAGAATACTACGAACTTGAATCCGTTAATAACGCTTGGACCGCAAGAAAATAG